In Miscanthus floridulus cultivar M001 chromosome 19, ASM1932011v1, whole genome shotgun sequence, the DNA window TTAGATCAGGATGACATGTTGCCGCTTGGAGGCACATTCGTAGTCCTGTGCCTGGCGAGCCCTTGCTCACACCACGCGTACACaaacaaacctacaactatacTCAGATCACTAGATCACGTCCTCTGTGGGATCACCGAGTCCAACCATGGACCCGTAGACGACAGGGCACGTCGCATTCCCTTTGTGGCTCCACGCACGAGAGGCAACAGAATTATTTATGGGGACGAACCCCGGTGAGAGACCAGAAATTCACAGCCGCGGGGGCTCGAACTCTGACCGGCAAGGTCCCAACCACCGGACCTTGCCACCCGAGCTACGCTCGGTTCTCTCTGCGACAACATGTTGGTGGAGTGGCAAATGGTTGCCGGAGCTAGTACGTGGCGTGTGGTACTAAGAGGAAGTGAGGAGCAAATTGGGTTAGAGTTAATTCAGGGTATAGAGAAGAGAGACGGGGGCTGGTGGCGATATCTGGCTTACGAAGTGGCTAATGACTGTTGGTGCTAGTGTGTCGTCTGTGGCAATAGAAGGAAGTGAGGAGCGAATCGGGTTAAAGGCTCTGTTCAGCTGGTTTATAAACCGCTCGTGCTGATTTGTATGGCTGATTTGTCAGGACCATGACTGATATTATAATGGCAGCCGAACAGAGCTAAAATTCATTCGTGGTAATATATACGGGTGGTTACAATTGGGTCTTTAGACAAGGCCTTCTCGGTGGATTATGTCTCGATGGATATggacccgttcgcttcgctgaaaaacaagTCGAAATATTATTTCAATTAAAAAACCAAGCAGAAAAGTATAGATTATAAGAAGCCAACGAGGGCATGAAGTGTGGTAGAGTACCGGGAAAAGGAGATAGAGACAAGAGTGATCATTCTTGTCCTTGCCATTCCCGACGCTGATACTACTCCGTATTTCTTTTATCATATGAATTCCTACCGAGGATAGTTTGATTCTAGATGTAGGAAAGTTTTGCATGGAGAATTCAAAAACTGGTGTTGACGCGTGACCCGTTTAGAActtaggatttttttttaaaaatctatAAGAATTTTAGAAATCAGTACAATTTCACAAAATATACAGAAATATGAAATTTTCCAGATGGGCCGTGATATCCCTAACGCGGATACAAATTTTTCGTCATATATATCAatgcctgtttggtttcatcctTAGAAAAGATTTCCATAGAGAATTCGGAAACGGGCCCATTGTCGTCTCTAATTCCGCCCCCGTGCTATGTAAGCCAGACCGACGCCCTCTTACTAACCCACGAGCAAAAGTGTTAAAAATTCGCATCGCATCGCATGCTATAGCCGACGTGTGTTAGGGAGTCGTGGTGCAGTATTTTTCTGTTATAAAGAATCACACCACCGGAAGCACGGAACGGCCCGGTCGCTGTTCAGGTATTTCCACCGAGTCCGCGTGGCAGCCCGGCCCCATCCCAGGCGTCCCAGCGCAACGGGCCCCGCTTTCCCAGGCGGACGCACCCAACCTTTGTTCCTTGGGTCTGCTGCTGCTCAAGCTTATCCATTGGCAACGAAGAAATCCAGAAGCTTCTCGATCTCGTCCTTCCGTACACCATGAACACCCTCACTACTGAACCGGATCGCGGTGGTACTGTTCTGTTCCTCTCCCTCCGAACAACCATACCATATCAACTGTTGCGAGGTGAATCCTCAACCTTGACAGCATCGCCCAGAGGCCGAGGGAGACAAGCCAGCGCCAGTGATCAAACTAAACACCGATCATCTGATTCTTCATCCTCACATTTCACACACACTGATAATGGATGAAcccaagcatcatcatcatcacaggaAGCTAAAAGCGCGCGCTTTATTGCCGTCACACCACATGGTTCCGGTACGGGTATTTACAACACTCGCACGGCGGAGCAGAGCGCCCGATAGATCGAGCCGGCGGAGACGACGACCACAACACCACAGGTAGTGCCACGCTGCTAGTACttcctactactaccactaccagCTAGtatattataatataatacatacACGGCGGCGTGCGCGCGCGGACAAGGACGGTTGGTCGGTTGCTTATCAGGCGCTGGCCTTGTTGGCCTTCTTGCCAGCGGCGCGGGCGGACTTGGGCTTGGGCTGCGCGGGCGCGGGGGCGACCTTCCTCGCCCGCTTGGCGCGCGCCTTCCGTGCCTCCCTGGGCGCAGCTGCTGCGGGCGCCGTCTTCTTTTTggccggcgccgcggcggcggccgcgggccTCTTGCGTCTGGTCAGCGTCGGCGTCGACGCAGCAGCCTTCTTCGTCTTGGCGGCCGCGgaggaggccttcttctcctcgGAAGCGGCGAGCTTGAACGAGGCCTTGACCTTGACGAGGCGGCCCTTGGCGGCGAACCCGCGCAGCTGCACGGCCAGCACCTTGCGGTAGTTGGGCGGGAGCTCGTCCCGGTGCTTCTCCTCCATGTGCTTGGCGATCGCGTACGGGCTCGCCCCGACCTTGCCGCCGTCCTGCGACAGGATCGCCTCCTTGATCATCTGATTGATCATCAGACACGGCACAGCAACACAGTCCACCATCAGTATCAGAATCCATCCATCCACGCCGCAAGATCACAGAAGGACGGAGTCCTTGCTCACCTCGAAGTAGGGCGGGTGGTGCGGCCCGGCGGACTTGGGCTTCCTGCTCCGCGGCTTCCtcgccttcttctccttttcggCGGCTGCCTTCTTCCCCTCGCCGCCCTCCTCCGCCTTCTCAGGCgtctccaccacctccttcccctCCGCCGCCTTCTCAGGCGCGGGCTcctcgacgacggcgacggccggAGCAACTTCCTCAGTCACGGTGGCCATGATCAGCAACCGAAAGATCACTCAGTCCACTCTCTCTGTCAGCGTGCGTGCGACTCAAGCTGATGCTCCTACTCGCAGTGGACCAGCGGCGTGGCGTGCGATTTATAGCCGGCGACGGCGGGCTCCGATTCGCCGGCCGCGGCCGCACGCGGATCGGGATCCTCGGACGGAGCATCCGGGGCGTACACGTGGCCGCGCGATGCGGCCGCCTGTCCCCCGGATGGTTCTCGACTTTTCGCGCGCCCGTGCGTGGACGCCTCGGCTCGAGGAGGGTGTGTTTTCGCGTGTTTTTGGGTGGGTGGTTTGGAGGTCAAATTTGGCGTCGTTTTTTGGGGTTTGTTTGGGGGGTTTGGGGTTCCAGTGAAATTCGAAGTCAGATGGGTGCTGCGGATTTGGAAATTCGAAAGATGGTTTTGGTTTGAGGGAGAATTTCGGAGGTTTGTGAAAGGGTGTGCCTTTTGTGTTTGTGTTGGACTGTTGGGGATGACAGGATGAGTGCTGAAGGTTTGTACGGTTTGGGGATGGTTAGACGTAGCAACTAGACGTTAGCCACGTCGTGTTCAACTGTTTATGCCTGTGAGTTTATGTCCATCGTTGTCTATTTTGTCCCATCTTGAATATCTTACCGTATGAATCCTGCTTCCAAAAGCGGACAAACCGTCGTGCCACGCCGCCTGCTAAGCCGCGAGCCGTCGGATCAGACGAGCAAGCGATCTGGGCCGTGCGATGGTGGATCAGTCGGATCCCTCACCCGCTTTATCGTCGACCCGACCTGTCCCGaaccttcgcgggccgacctttgCCTATTCCCTTCGCCGTCGCCCCCTGCATCAGGCTCGGGTGCGTGTGCACCCGCCCTCAGGCGACGCGGCGTGCCGGAGCGACCCACGGCCCCCCACCTCTCCCTCACCAGCGGGTCCTGGTAGGCACGGGCACGGCGGCTACGGCCCTTGCCCGGTGCCCTTCGACCTGGCACCGCAGCTCCGTCGTCTCGGCCTCATCTACCCCAGCCCCCCACGCTGCCACGCCAAAACAGGTCCGCTCGGACGCACGTCGCGACGCCGCTCTGCCCTTCCTCCGCCGCCGCAGCAGACGGAGCGAGCTTCTCCCTACCTCTCTCCCTCGTGCCTACCCCACTGCCCTCACAGGCATGGGCGACGCCAGAAGCAGAGACGGCAGCTGCCGCGAGTGCACAGCCCACCCTTCCTCCTCGCCATTTGGCTGACACCCTGTGCCCCAAAACCTAACCCTAGCGGCGGCGCGAGGAGCAGCGCCAGGTGGCGGCGCGAGGAGCAGTGCGGGCGGCGTCGCGAACAGCGCGCGCAGGCCGCGGTGGCGATAGCGCTCACGCAGGGTCTCGCGACACGGCGGCGCGAGCGCAAAGCGGCAACGCGAGGCACGACGGCGAGCGGCAACGCAAGCAGCACAGTCGGCGGCGGCAATAGCAGCGCGAGCAGaccatggtggcggcggcgcccaCGCAGTCTCGGATTACATCATATAGCTCCAGGAGGCAGCGGTGCGACGGCGAGTGATGAGGGGTCGCTGCAGCTTCCATATGCAGGTTGACGTCCTCTGCCGCTGCACCGCCCCTCGCACGGTAGTAGTCTTCATCTGGTCTGAGGCCACCAGTCGTGCTCTCACGCTGACCATCGATGCCGTGGTGCAGTGCTACGTCGACCTCTTCGCACGCAACAATTTCCCCTGCTCGTCGTGTAAGTCTGCTTGCCACCTGCGACTTGCTCGATAAAATATCTGAACCAAAGTGGTGCCTCTAATGAGGCAGAGGTAGAAAATTTGTTGTGAGACTCCTTATTGGAGCTTTTGTTAAAACATTCCAGGGTCAATACCTAACTGTATTATTGCCTCTTTCAATATATATCAGCATCGTATAGTCAATGTACCATTAATTATTATTTCATATTATCATGGCCTTGATAGCGGATTCTTAAATATTGTTTCTAGAGTTCAACACTACTCAAGTGTTAAAACTGCTTCTTTATCCTCTGATTCTAGAAGCTGTCAGAATTCTACTCTAGCAGTCTTTTGAGAAAGTGGTTGATAACGCTATGTTGTCGACAAATGACATTTAAGTTCTATGTTAGTGTTTTGGTGCTTGCAGTTACAGCCTTTCAAAGAAATTCAGGAGCAGCCTCTTCATTGCTTCTTACGTACAATAGTTCTTTCTCTGCTGTATGTACCAAGTGCAA includes these proteins:
- the LOC136527950 gene encoding histone H1-like; amino-acid sequence: MATVTEEVAPAVAVVEEPAPEKAAEGKEVVETPEKAEEGGEGKKAAAEKEKKARKPRSRKPKSAGPHHPPYFEMIKEAILSQDGGKVGASPYAIAKHMEEKHRDELPPNYRKVLAVQLRGFAAKGRLVKVKASFKLAASEEKKASSAAAKTKKAAASTPTLTRRKRPAAAAAAPAKKKTAPAAAAPREARKARAKRARKVAPAPAQPKPKSARAAGKKANKASA